Genomic DNA from Pelosinus sp. IPA-1:
CGGAATATGAACTCATTGCTGTTCTGGGGAGAGACTGGGGTCTTGCAAAAGCATTCGCTGAACGCCACGACTGCAAGGCCTGTGCAGATATTGATGAACTTATGGCGATGAAGCCAGATTTTACGGCTGAAGCTGCATCAGTAAAAGCCGTACAGGACTACACTGAAGCAATCTTGAACGGCGGCTCAAACTTCGTTGTGCTGTCAATCGGCGCCTTTGCTGACAATGAATTTTACGAGCGCATAAAAAATACTGCCTCTCAGAAGAAGCGCCGCGTATACATCGCCAGCGGTGCCGTAGGCGGCTTTGACATTCTGCGTACAGCCGCGCTGATGAGCCCGATTACAGCTTCTATCGCCTCACAGAAAGCACCGGCTGGGTTTAAAAATACACCGCTTTTCACTGATGAATTAATGGACATCACAGTAGCGAAGCAGGTATTCAGCGGCACAACCAAGGAAGCAATAGCAATACTGCCAACTAAGGTGAACGTGGCAATCGCTACCGCTCTTGCCAGCGCTGGTCCAGAAAATACAACCATGAATATCAAAGCTGTGCCAGGCTTTAAAGGCGATGAATATAAGATTGAAATAAAAGGCGAAGAAGTACGCGCCGAGCTCAACATCTATTCCCGCACCAGCGCTATTGCTGCCTGGAGTGTAATAGAAGTTTTGCAAAATGCCGTAGCGCCGATTGTATTTTAGGAGGTATTATGTTTAAAAAATTAGTTGCCATAGAACCGGTAAATCTGATTCCATCAGCGAAGCAGAAACTTCATAATTATGCAAAAGAAGTAGTGTTGTTTGATGATGTTCCAAAGGACGATGCGGAAATAATCCGTCGAATTGGCGATGCTGATGCCGTACTGGTCAGTTATACCAGCCGTATAGAAAAGAGGGTATTTGATGCCTGCCCCAATATCCGTTATATCGGAATGTGTTGTAGCCTATATTCCGAAGCAAGCGCCAATGTAGATATTCGCACTGCCCGTGCCAGCGGTATCACAGTGTACGGCGTTCGCGATTACGGTGACCAGGGCGTTGTCGAATACATAGCCAGTGAACTCATCCGCTATCTCCACGGTTTCGGTGATAAACAGTGGCAGGAAATGCCGGTAGAGCTTACCGATTTAAAAATCGGTATAGTTGGACTCGGAACTTCCGGTCAGTTGATTGCTGCCGGTCTTCAGGCACTAGGAGCTGATTTATATTATTTCAGCCGCACCCGCAGGCCGGAACAGGAAGCAAAAAATATCAAATACCGACCGTTGAAAGAACTGTTGAATATAGTTGATGTTGTTTGCAGTTGCCTTAATAAAAATGTTATCTTATTCCATGATGAACAATTTGAATGGCTTGGCAATCACAAAATAATGTTCAACACTTCCATCGGCCCGTCCCACGATATCTCTGCCCTTATCAAGTGGCTTGAGTATGGTAATAACGAATTCTTCTGCGATACTGCAGCCGCTCTTGGGGATGATACCGGCAGACTTCTTGCCAGCCCCCATGTAAATTGCATGAACAAGTCATCTGGCCTTACCAGCCAGGCATTTGACCGCCTCAGCGAAAAAGTATTGAAAAATATCGAAACATTTCTAAATGAAAATAATCTATAAACGTATGTCTAAATAAGAAGTGTCCAAAACAATGTGCAACGATAAACTCCTGCAAGATTAGCTTTGCAGGAGTTTTGTATTCTCATGGTAAATAAAAAGAAATGAAATATTAGAAAAACTTTTCAATGTGAGGAAATAGGAGTAGTTGTATGAGTTGGAAATTAAAAAGATTTGAGGATCTTTCGATTGATGAATTATACAAAATTTTACAAGCAAGAATGAGTGTTTTTGTTATAGAACAAAAATGTTTTTATTCTGAACTTGATGGAAAAGATCAGGTGGCATATCATCTGTTTAAAGAAGAAGGGGAAGAAATTGTTGCGTATTTAAGGATTTTTTCCTGTGGGTTAGCGTATCCCCAAGCTTCTTTTGGGCGAGTATTTGTTCAAAAAGAATATAGAAACCAAGGTATTGCCCAAGAGTTAATTAAAAGAGCGCTTTATTTTATGCAAACACAATTGCATGAAAAGGTTATTAAAATCCAGGCACAAGCTTATCTGCAGAATTTTTATGCTTCTTTTGGTTTTAAAGCCGTATCGGAGGTTTATTTAGATGATGATATTCCCCATATTGACATGATTTTGGAAGGCAAATATAAAAAGTTTATGACCCGGTAGTATTGATATTTAAGTTAAATTTATAAACACCCTTGGGGCGGGCTATCGTTTTAATTTCTAATGATTATTTAAGATGAATCGGAGGAAAAGATATTATTGGTAATAGCGAAAAGGTTTAATCCTTGTGTAATAAGGGTTAAAGCCTTTTTTACATTTATGGTATTGAAGTTCCTACATGTGCCTGATAAAGTTGCATTTTAAATTGGAACCACATGGGGTGATCAAGAATATAATTAAACTGGAGTGTGAGTAACAAGAAGAGGTGTAAATTTATGAATTTAAGTGCTTGTAAATACAAGGATGAGTTCCCGTTGAAAACAATAACTAAGATACGAAATATACTAACGAGCTTAAATATTCTTACAGTTGAAACTGGATGGAAGAACTCAGCGGATGGGTTCTACTCCGTCACGGTTACGATTAGGAACACAAATCTTGCTACAAATGGAAAAGGTACAACATACGAATACGCTTTAGCAAGTGCTTACGCAGAATTTATGGAACGGCTTCAAAATCAGGCATTCTTTCGGCTTAATTATGATTTAAAGGAAGGTGCTCTTCGGTATCAGGGGTTTTATTATGCTCCGGATGAGCAGAGGATTAGTATGGATGATTTCCTTACCAGCGGTGAGGAGTGGTCCAGCATTCAAATTAATAAAATGCCTATGGATATTGATGTGCAAGAAGTGCTTAGAAAGTGGCAGCAAGTTTCTTACGAGAAAGTTCCATCAGACTTTATTGCCTTACCATATCTTAATATCAGCAGCGGACATATATCTCACATACCAATAAAGATGGTTTCAAAAATGTATATGTCCAATGGAATGTGTGCTGGTAATACACCAGAAGAGGCATTGGTTCAGGGACTATCGGAGGTATTAGAACGTTACGTCAACATGCGCATACTAGTTGACAAAATTACTCCACCTAACATTCCACTAGAATATATACAACGATACCCCAGCATTTATCGCATGATTCAAGAAATCGAAAAAAGCGGAAACTTTGATGTAATTATGAAAGACTGCTCCCTCGGGCGAGGGCTTCCTGTAGTAGGTGTAATTTTTATCAACAAAGATGACCAAAGATATTTTGTAAAGTTTGGTTCTCACCCCATATTTGCCATCGCGGCTGAAAGGACTTTGACAGAGCTGCTACAGGGACAGGAAGTCCGTGATATGATGGGAATGAAAGAGTTTTCCTACAGAAGTCCAGTGGATGAAGAACATGAAAACGTACTGGGTATTTTGGTAAATGGGTCTGGATACTATTCATCACGATTTTTTGCTTCAAAGTATAGTTATGATTTTACTGAATTTGCTGATGTGGAAGCGTATAACAACAAACAGTTACTTGAATATTTATTTAATATAATCGAAGGTTATGGTCATCAAATTTTTGTCCGTGATAATTCTTTTTTAGGTTTTCCCAGTTTTCATGTCATAGTCCCTGGTATGAGTGAAATTGAACAATTTTTTGATCTAAAACCTACAGATGAATACGTGCAATACAACAAAGTGAAAGGGTATATCAGAAATTTACCAGAAATAACGGTTATAGAGGCTGATGAGATGATTGAGTTTTTTAGCAAAATTAATTACCATAGCGGCAGTTCGATTGCTAATATATTGAATCTGACAATCAAGAAACCTCTTCCCTGGTATTATGTGAAAATAGATTTGTTTTTGGGCGCACTGCACTATTGGAAAGGCGATTTTACTAATGCCTATTATGCATTTGACAGGTTTCTTAACTTTGCAAGGCGTATGCAACCGGGAGTGATTGACGGGGGATTATTCAAATTTTATAAGTGTGTACGAGACTATTTTGGCGCCCTTGCCGATGGAATAGAGGAAGGAGATATTGTCAGCCTTCTAAGTAAATTTTATCCTATGCCTATGGTTCAAGGGGTAATTAGCGAATTCGGTATTGAGGATCGAATTTCCAATTTATTGGACTATCTTCCGTGCTGGCAGTGCGAAAAATGTGAATATAGCGAAAGCTGCTCGTATGTCGAACATGAAAAGGTATACAAAACGATTAAG
This window encodes:
- a CDS encoding aspartate dehydrogenase domain-containing protein, coding for MGKIKLALIGCGNLNEIVANSLKDGYLPEYELIAVLGRDWGLAKAFAERHDCKACADIDELMAMKPDFTAEAASVKAVQDYTEAILNGGSNFVVLSIGAFADNEFYERIKNTASQKKRRVYIASGAVGGFDILRTAALMSPITASIASQKAPAGFKNTPLFTDELMDITVAKQVFSGTTKEAIAILPTKVNVAIATALASAGPENTTMNIKAVPGFKGDEYKIEIKGEEVRAELNIYSRTSAIAAWSVIEVLQNAVAPIVF
- a CDS encoding D-isomer specific 2-hydroxyacid dehydrogenase family protein; this translates as MFKKLVAIEPVNLIPSAKQKLHNYAKEVVLFDDVPKDDAEIIRRIGDADAVLVSYTSRIEKRVFDACPNIRYIGMCCSLYSEASANVDIRTARASGITVYGVRDYGDQGVVEYIASELIRYLHGFGDKQWQEMPVELTDLKIGIVGLGTSGQLIAAGLQALGADLYYFSRTRRPEQEAKNIKYRPLKELLNIVDVVCSCLNKNVILFHDEQFEWLGNHKIMFNTSIGPSHDISALIKWLEYGNNEFFCDTAAALGDDTGRLLASPHVNCMNKSSGLTSQAFDRLSEKVLKNIETFLNENNL
- a CDS encoding GNAT family N-acetyltransferase; this encodes MSWKLKRFEDLSIDELYKILQARMSVFVIEQKCFYSELDGKDQVAYHLFKEEGEEIVAYLRIFSCGLAYPQASFGRVFVQKEYRNQGIAQELIKRALYFMQTQLHEKVIKIQAQAYLQNFYASFGFKAVSEVYLDDDIPHIDMILEGKYKKFMTR
- a CDS encoding YcaO-like family protein; translated protein: MKTITKIRNILTSLNILTVETGWKNSADGFYSVTVTIRNTNLATNGKGTTYEYALASAYAEFMERLQNQAFFRLNYDLKEGALRYQGFYYAPDEQRISMDDFLTSGEEWSSIQINKMPMDIDVQEVLRKWQQVSYEKVPSDFIALPYLNISSGHISHIPIKMVSKMYMSNGMCAGNTPEEALVQGLSEVLERYVNMRILVDKITPPNIPLEYIQRYPSIYRMIQEIEKSGNFDVIMKDCSLGRGLPVVGVIFINKDDQRYFVKFGSHPIFAIAAERTLTELLQGQEVRDMMGMKEFSYRSPVDEEHENVLGILVNGSGYYSSRFFASKYSYDFTEFADVEAYNNKQLLEYLFNIIEGYGHQIFVRDNSFLGFPSFHVIVPGMSEIEQFFDLKPTDEYVQYNKVKGYIRNLPEITVIEADEMIEFFSKINYHSGSSIANILNLTIKKPLPWYYVKIDLFLGALHYWKGDFTNAYYAFDRFLNFARRMQPGVIDGGLFKFYKCVRDYFGALADGIEEGDIVSLLSKFYPMPMVQGVISEFGIEDRISNLLDYLPCWQCEKCEYSESCSYVEHEKVYKTIKEQYAENSIDQATLSRLALP